A genomic segment from Microcoleus sp. bin38.metabat.b11b12b14.051 encodes:
- the ebsA gene encoding type IV pilus biogenesis protein EbsA: MSLPQLKPADDREVKVYAPFCQEPRRKFLPHAIGLYKLKSLEGARKIDGGEDVPFVASWNIPSLPIDLTRCQVLFDGNAELSYEVTMQSSEFVSCLIEVLLTFQRTRTVDFSKTFYRKLMRMDE, from the coding sequence ATGTCTCTTCCTCAACTGAAGCCAGCCGACGACAGAGAAGTGAAAGTGTACGCACCTTTTTGTCAGGAGCCCCGGCGCAAGTTTTTGCCGCACGCGATCGGTCTCTACAAGCTCAAAAGCTTGGAGGGAGCAAGAAAAATTGACGGTGGCGAGGACGTGCCGTTTGTCGCTAGTTGGAATATCCCGTCGCTGCCGATCGATTTGACCCGCTGTCAGGTGTTGTTTGACGGCAATGCGGAACTCAGCTATGAAGTGACGATGCAAAGCTCTGAGTTTGTCAGTTGCTTAATTGAGGTACTTTTGACTTTTCAGCGCACTCGTACCGTCGATTTTTCCAAAACGTTTTACCGCAAGCTGATGCGGATGGATGAGTAA
- a CDS encoding glycosyltransferase family 2 protein — MQDSSWPENDARTELNLDIPDLAQEELKSLTSNSKVAKVFALPDIGDSMFDAETTTERTVGVSVPGSPSFPDNLYRGRRGKAAAVLAAIWGGTIALHLISWGAWVVWALTGLLWVQALRVLLAKPKPTLPPLADESREDWPYVSLLVAAKNEEAVIARLVESICNLDYPIDRYELWAIDDRSSDATPMVLEQLTKQYPQLKVFRREANASGGKSGALNQVLPLTRGEFVGIFDADATVTPDLLRHVLPVFDRQQVGAVQVRKAIANAAVNVWTRGQEAEMALDSFFQQQRTAIGGIGELRGNGQFMRRTALERCGGWNEETITDDLDLTVRLHLDRWDIEFLAFPAVSEEGVTNAGALWHQRNRWAEGGYQRYLDYWRLILRNRMGTGKTWDLFGFWVSQYLLPTVAFPDCLMSVALRRMPIASPLTFMTLTLSVVGMFVGLRRTRKQTKFEVKTVFVTLLQTLRGTVYMLHWLLVGTVTARIAVRPKRLKWVKTVHQGAATINSVDS; from the coding sequence ATGCAGGATAGTTCTTGGCCAGAAAACGACGCTCGCACCGAGCTTAACTTGGACATCCCTGATTTGGCTCAAGAAGAGCTCAAGAGTTTGACCTCGAACTCGAAAGTCGCCAAAGTATTTGCTTTACCAGACATCGGCGACTCCATGTTTGATGCGGAAACAACAACAGAGCGAACGGTGGGGGTGTCTGTGCCGGGATCTCCTTCTTTTCCTGACAATCTGTACCGTGGACGGCGGGGAAAAGCCGCGGCGGTACTGGCGGCAATTTGGGGAGGGACGATCGCCCTGCACTTGATTTCTTGGGGTGCGTGGGTAGTCTGGGCGCTGACGGGGCTGCTGTGGGTGCAAGCCCTGCGAGTTTTGTTGGCCAAACCGAAACCGACACTGCCGCCTCTGGCTGATGAAAGTCGAGAAGACTGGCCCTACGTGTCGCTGCTGGTGGCGGCAAAAAATGAGGAAGCGGTGATTGCTCGATTGGTAGAATCAATCTGCAATTTAGATTATCCGATCGACCGTTACGAACTTTGGGCGATCGACGATCGCAGCAGCGACGCTACGCCGATGGTATTGGAACAGCTAACAAAACAGTACCCGCAGCTCAAAGTATTTCGCAGAGAAGCAAATGCCAGCGGCGGCAAGTCGGGAGCCCTGAATCAAGTTTTGCCGCTGACTCGCGGGGAATTTGTGGGCATATTTGACGCCGACGCGACGGTAACGCCGGATTTGCTGCGCCACGTGCTGCCGGTGTTCGATCGACAACAGGTAGGGGCGGTACAAGTCAGAAAGGCGATCGCCAATGCCGCGGTAAATGTTTGGACTCGCGGCCAAGAAGCAGAAATGGCTCTCGACAGTTTTTTCCAGCAGCAGCGGACTGCGATCGGCGGCATTGGAGAATTGCGCGGTAACGGTCAATTCATGCGCCGCACCGCCTTGGAACGCTGCGGCGGCTGGAACGAGGAAACAATTACCGACGACCTGGATTTGACGGTGAGGCTGCACCTAGACCGTTGGGATATTGAGTTTCTGGCTTTCCCAGCCGTGTCTGAAGAAGGTGTCACTAACGCTGGCGCCCTGTGGCACCAGCGCAATCGGTGGGCAGAAGGTGGCTATCAGCGCTATCTTGACTACTGGCGGCTGATTTTACGCAACCGCATGGGAACTGGCAAAACTTGGGATTTATTTGGATTTTGGGTATCTCAATATCTCTTGCCTACTGTAGCTTTCCCCGATTGTTTGATGTCTGTGGCGCTGCGCCGGATGCCGATCGCCAGTCCCCTAACTTTCATGACTCTTACCTTGTCAGTGGTGGGAATGTTTGTAGGTCTGCGCCGCACTCGCAAACAGACTAAATTTGAGGTAAAAACAGTTTTTGTCACCTTGCTGCAAACGCTGCGCGGTACTGTGTATATGTTGCACTGGCTGCTGGTAGGGACTGTCACGGCTCGGATTGCGGTACGGCCCAAGCGGCTTAAATGGGTCAAAACTGTTCATCAAGGCGCTGCTACCATCAATTCAGTTGACAGTTGA
- a CDS encoding succinate--CoA ligase subunit beta, with the protein MDLLEYQAKSLFRQMAIPILPSQRIDNPADLKGLKIPYPVVLKSQVRAGGRGRAGGVKFVENTIDAVAAAQTIFNLPIENEYPQVLLAEAKYNADRELYLAVLLDPVARRPVLLGSREGGMDVEGSIDQMQQVAVDQEFSPFYARRLMLKMGLQGDLIQSVSSIVEKMYRLFVEKDLDLVEINPLGISPTGEVMALDGKVTANDDALGRHPDLVSLSGKTPSSGIAAERRNPHSTDRRNFQSKQQHSPPRQFDPKPPSSISSDGESLELVELEGNIGILCNGVGLTMATLDAVAHQGGKPANFVNIGSLDRYDAVNALRDRADAGLELVGQDKSVKVILVNILTASKTEEITAAAVGYLERKARANRHIQVVLRLNESDTDAVKKRLGQLPVQLTRTLDEAAAASVSSAK; encoded by the coding sequence ATGGATTTGTTAGAGTACCAAGCCAAATCTTTATTTCGCCAGATGGCAATTCCGATTTTGCCGTCGCAGCGAATTGACAATCCTGCCGACCTCAAAGGACTGAAAATTCCCTACCCAGTTGTACTTAAGTCGCAAGTGCGGGCTGGGGGACGGGGCAGAGCTGGCGGCGTTAAGTTTGTGGAAAATACGATCGATGCTGTAGCGGCAGCTCAAACAATTTTTAATTTGCCGATCGAAAACGAATATCCCCAAGTTTTGCTGGCAGAAGCGAAGTACAACGCCGATCGAGAATTGTACTTGGCGGTACTCCTAGATCCCGTAGCGCGACGCCCGGTGCTTCTAGGTTCGAGAGAAGGAGGTATGGATGTCGAAGGGTCGATCGACCAAATGCAGCAAGTTGCGGTAGACCAGGAATTTTCGCCTTTCTACGCGAGGCGCCTGATGCTGAAAATGGGATTGCAGGGAGATTTGATTCAATCGGTGAGCTCGATTGTCGAAAAAATGTATCGGCTGTTTGTTGAAAAAGATTTAGATTTAGTAGAAATCAATCCTCTGGGCATCAGTCCGACAGGAGAGGTAATGGCTTTAGACGGTAAAGTCACGGCTAACGACGATGCCTTGGGGCGGCATCCCGATTTGGTGTCACTCTCGGGTAAGACGCCCAGCAGCGGGATCGCAGCAGAGAGGAGAAATCCCCATAGCACCGATCGGCGGAATTTTCAATCGAAGCAGCAGCACTCGCCGCCGCGGCAGTTTGACCCCAAACCTCCATCCTCAATCTCGTCGGATGGAGAATCCCTGGAATTAGTCGAACTAGAGGGGAATATCGGGATTCTGTGCAACGGAGTGGGCCTGACAATGGCAACTCTCGATGCTGTAGCCCACCAAGGAGGAAAACCGGCTAATTTTGTGAATATTGGTTCCTTAGACCGCTACGATGCAGTAAATGCTCTGCGCGATCGCGCGGATGCGGGTCTGGAGTTAGTCGGTCAGGATAAAAGCGTTAAGGTGATACTGGTTAATATTTTGACCGCCTCCAAAACCGAGGAAATCACCGCTGCCGCCGTCGGCTATTTGGAACGGAAAGCTCGCGCCAACCGCCACATCCAAGTTGTGCTGCGCCTGAATGAGAGCGATACTGATGCTGTGAAAAAGCGCTTGGGACAGTTGCCGGTGCAGCTAACTAGGACTTTGGATGAGGCAGCAGCAGCCTCTGTATCCTCCGCTAAGTAG
- a CDS encoding CoA-binding protein: protein MNLTPESKVLVQGITESPASARVALMMKAYGTNVVAGVSPGQGGRELEGIEIFDLVEEAVAAVGHVDTTVILVDAYSVLDAAQEAIAAGIRQIAIVTEGVPPLDMVRLVRKAEATETLVIGPNSPGIIVPDKLLLGTHPKEFYTPGSIGVISRSSTLTYEVALELTEAGLGQSMAVCIGCDAIVGSSFMQWLQILDEDDSTEAIVLVGEVGGWSEQAAASYIGSAIDKPVVAYLAGRYAPKGPSLGHAGILISSRAAAQKAFGLKTENKMAAFEEAEIPVAARPSEVPKLLKKLLKKT from the coding sequence ATGAATTTAACTCCAGAAAGCAAAGTCCTCGTACAGGGCATTACAGAATCTCCCGCGTCAGCCCGTGTCGCCCTGATGATGAAAGCATACGGCACGAATGTAGTCGCCGGGGTCAGTCCCGGTCAAGGGGGACGGGAGTTGGAGGGAATTGAGATTTTTGATTTGGTAGAAGAAGCCGTGGCGGCAGTGGGTCATGTTGACACTACGGTAATTTTGGTAGATGCTTACTCGGTGCTGGATGCGGCTCAAGAAGCGATCGCGGCAGGGATTCGGCAAATCGCGATCGTCACTGAGGGAGTGCCTCCTCTGGATATGGTGCGCTTAGTCAGAAAAGCAGAAGCCACCGAAACATTGGTAATCGGGCCCAACAGTCCTGGGATTATTGTCCCGGACAAATTGCTGCTGGGAACTCACCCCAAGGAATTTTATACGCCAGGTTCGATCGGGGTAATCAGCCGCAGCAGCACTTTGACTTACGAAGTTGCTCTAGAACTTACCGAGGCCGGTTTGGGACAATCGATGGCGGTTTGTATTGGCTGCGATGCGATTGTTGGTTCTTCTTTTATGCAGTGGCTGCAAATTTTGGACGAAGACGACAGCACCGAGGCGATTGTTTTGGTGGGGGAAGTTGGCGGTTGGAGCGAACAAGCTGCTGCTTCTTACATCGGTTCGGCGATCGACAAACCCGTGGTTGCTTATCTAGCCGGCCGCTACGCTCCCAAGGGCCCGTCTTTAGGTCACGCCGGCATCTTGATCAGTTCTCGGGCTGCCGCCCAGAAAGCCTTTGGACTCAAGACAGAAAACAAAATGGCTGCCTTTGAAGAGGCCGAAATACCCGTAGCTGCGCGACCTTCAGAGGTTCCTAAGTTGCTCAAAAAACTGCTGAAAAAAACTTGA
- a CDS encoding alpha/beta hydrolase: MKLTKFVSIGIALFLGASGSLLSSSSRALGAEKIVLTLGPIRQAITISDLEEFAKDGTATPTLKQIIGFSKIDPKILQGLIGLQIGLKPTNLARVLYSTPGEKITDEIGQAIRTQRRTESGKALRAAVILASGDDGKVSLLEILQKYPLPEVYVDVASIAATVGKIQGLAGNLSSLLQESQRETTRTTETNRTESTTIAPSRNVRPTAPAVSRPPPLPAPAPQPVRPIRGLW, translated from the coding sequence ATGAAATTAACAAAATTTGTATCGATCGGCATTGCCCTGTTTTTAGGAGCAAGCGGGAGCTTATTATCTAGTAGCAGTAGAGCCTTAGGCGCTGAAAAAATTGTCCTGACATTGGGCCCGATCCGGCAAGCCATAACTATCAGCGACTTAGAAGAGTTTGCTAAAGACGGGACTGCGACGCCAACCCTCAAACAAATTATCGGGTTCTCCAAAATCGACCCAAAAATATTGCAGGGGTTGATCGGTTTACAAATCGGTTTAAAGCCGACTAATCTAGCCCGGGTACTTTACAGCACCCCGGGAGAAAAAATTACTGACGAAATTGGTCAAGCAATTCGGACTCAGCGGCGCACAGAAAGTGGCAAAGCCCTCAGGGCGGCGGTGATTCTGGCATCCGGCGATGACGGTAAGGTGTCGCTGCTGGAAATTTTGCAAAAGTATCCTCTACCGGAGGTTTACGTAGATGTTGCCAGCATTGCTGCAACTGTTGGGAAGATTCAGGGTTTGGCCGGAAATTTGAGCAGCCTGCTTCAAGAGTCCCAGCGCGAGACAACGAGGACAACTGAAACAAATCGCACCGAAAGTACGACGATCGCACCTTCCCGCAACGTGCGGCCAACTGCCCCTGCTGTAAGTCGCCCCCCACCGCTACCAGCACCCGCACCGCAGCCCGTCAGGCCGATCAGGGGACTCTGGTAA
- the hpsL gene encoding hormogonium polysaccharide biosynthesis protein HpsL: protein MFKTKQKSKKNKNKHTEKTAIVSKKEVAAQKRKTSQKRNELVQAIVICCLVSLSVTIPLLFVTRPKMAIAGGAAIAILLLSYKYPRPALWAFLIYLPLSGTVTYAIGGGNAAFQVAKDAFYIPALIALIQSCKNKQLPVFIPKQMLSTFSILLMMAMLTLIFVNGEMQLHPIRGDKPILQGILGLKVLIGYIPLIGCTYYLLRTKKDLVFFGRMHLVLAIVCCVLGLIQYLLLQSGKCAGTRGMIGEELYKATLQARCFVGGSLVFSPEVKFIRLPGTFVAPWQWAWFLISNAFLTFASAFCDPSFWWRAIGLLGMALVFANAVISGQRAALVMVPVATAILLILTGQLVNFKRFIPIGAGLAILLFVGAAVNPGIVEQRWDSFVNRWNAAPPQQFLSNQLEQSNNFIIGKPLGRGVGRATNSTRIFGTTQLIETFHPKLIYELGYPGMIAFQIMLLQLAFLTFRSYRSVKDKSLRSYGASFWVFVGFITINPQYYPLDVDPVCVYYWVLAGAILKLPKIDKQVQDEKHQELEGHELEVHQQLKEKKIIASAPI, encoded by the coding sequence ATGTTTAAAACCAAGCAAAAATCAAAAAAAAACAAAAACAAGCACACCGAAAAAACTGCAATAGTCAGCAAAAAAGAAGTGGCTGCCCAAAAACGCAAAACTTCACAAAAGCGCAATGAATTAGTGCAGGCGATCGTCATTTGTTGCTTGGTCAGCCTGAGTGTCACCATCCCTTTGTTGTTCGTGACCCGCCCTAAGATGGCGATAGCAGGAGGCGCAGCCATAGCCATTTTACTGCTTTCCTACAAATACCCCCGCCCAGCTTTGTGGGCTTTTTTAATTTACCTGCCTTTGAGCGGTACAGTTACCTACGCAATTGGGGGCGGTAATGCAGCATTTCAAGTAGCTAAAGATGCTTTTTACATACCAGCTCTCATCGCTTTAATTCAAAGCTGCAAAAATAAACAATTGCCTGTGTTCATTCCCAAACAAATGCTTTCTACCTTCAGCATCCTGTTGATGATGGCAATGCTGACTTTAATTTTTGTCAACGGAGAAATGCAGCTCCACCCTATTAGGGGCGACAAACCGATTCTGCAAGGAATTCTCGGTTTAAAAGTATTGATAGGTTACATACCGCTGATTGGTTGTACCTACTATCTGCTCCGCACTAAGAAGGATTTGGTGTTTTTTGGTCGAATGCACCTAGTTTTGGCGATCGTTTGCTGCGTTCTTGGTTTGATTCAGTACCTGTTGCTGCAAAGTGGCAAGTGCGCCGGCACCCGAGGCATGATTGGAGAAGAATTATATAAAGCAACTCTGCAAGCTAGATGTTTTGTTGGCGGTTCTCTGGTATTCAGTCCAGAAGTCAAATTTATCCGCTTGCCGGGAACTTTTGTAGCACCTTGGCAGTGGGCTTGGTTTTTAATTTCTAATGCTTTTTTAACCTTTGCCTCGGCTTTTTGCGATCCTTCCTTCTGGTGGCGAGCTATCGGTTTACTTGGCATGGCATTAGTATTTGCCAATGCCGTTATTTCCGGTCAAAGAGCTGCTTTAGTTATGGTTCCAGTTGCTACGGCAATCCTGCTGATTCTCACCGGCCAATTAGTTAATTTTAAGAGATTTATTCCGATCGGTGCAGGACTCGCAATTCTGCTGTTTGTCGGTGCCGCAGTTAACCCGGGAATTGTCGAGCAGCGGTGGGATAGTTTTGTTAACCGCTGGAATGCTGCACCTCCCCAGCAATTTCTTTCTAATCAGTTAGAGCAAAGTAACAATTTTATCATTGGAAAACCTCTGGGCAGAGGTGTGGGACGAGCTACTAATTCAACGCGGATATTTGGGACTACGCAGCTCATTGAAACTTTCCATCCAAAGTTGATTTACGAACTAGGCTATCCGGGAATGATTGCTTTTCAAATCATGTTATTACAATTGGCTTTTTTAACTTTTAGATCGTACCGTTCTGTGAAAGACAAAAGTTTGCGGAGTTACGGAGCTAGTTTTTGGGTATTTGTGGGATTTATTACGATCAATCCTCAATATTATCCGCTGGATGTAGATCCAGTGTGCGTGTATTACTGGGTGTTGGCTGGGGCAATTTTAAAGCTACCCAAAATTGACAAACAGGTGCAGGATGAAAAACATCAGGAACTTGAGGGGCATGAATTGGAAGTTCACCAACAGTTGAAGGAGAAAAAAATTATTGCGTCTGCTCCTATTTGA